ATCAGGAATTAGAATTAGAAATGACCACTAACTTCTTTAACCCTTTGGTTAGAAAACATAAAAAAGATAAAAACTTTAAAACCCGAGATATCAGGGTGCAAAAAAAAATAGAAAGTCTTAAATCCAGTTCTTTAGAAAAAAGGTACTTGGATAGTTTAACATACCAGGAATGGGATAACGATTTCAACACATGGAGATTCACAACTAAACAGGAATTTATCTATGAAAATAACAGAATAAAAACAGAAACAGTTTATACATGGAATGGCTCAGAATTAAAATTGACACCAATTCTAAAAATCGAATACACGTTTGATGACTATGGAAACCTAATTTCAAAAATTCAATCTACTACAGGCTTAACACTCGATTGGGCATTACAACAGAAAACTGATTATACCTACTTTCTTAACAAGGATGGTGTTTATAAATTATTGATTGAGGAAAACTTTGCTAATTATACTCTTAATAATCAATGGATTAATACCTATAAATTTGAATTGATTTATGATGCATCTGAAATAATGGTAGTCCAGGAGATTGGTTCTGAATGGGATTCTGGAAAGGATGAATGGATAAGTATGTATATAGATGATTATTACTATACAAGTGGCATATTATCTTCTGAAATTAATTCTTACTGGAATAATGACACTAGTGAATGGGTTCTTAATTCTAAATGGGACTATTTTTATGATATGTTCGCATTAGCTGAAGAAGTTTTTTACTGGAGGGATGCATTTGAAAATGAATGGGTTCAAGAATCTAGATTTTTATATGAATATGGAATAGGTCTTAATGCGATGCCTATCTTAACTATTGAAACAGCCTTTATTTGGGATCCCGAAAAGGGCAATTGGCAAAACTATTATAAGGATGAATATCAATATGATAACAACTATAACCGAACTACAGCATCCTATTTTAATTGGATTGAAACGCCCGGAGAATGGGCTCAATATTATAAGGATGAGTTTATTTTTGATTTGAATTATAGTTTTAGTGACTTAATAGTACCCTTTAATTATGGGGAAGAAATTGATGATACTTCAGTTTATTTTAGTAACATGGTTATTGGTTACAGAGGATATGAATCTGTTAACCAGATTTGGGAAGATAACATGAAAATGCTATTTTTCTATTCTGATTACACAAATTCATTAAGCATTGATGATGAAATATTGACACAATCCATTGTGTTGTATCCAAATCCTGTAAGCGATATTTTATTTATTGATTCTGAGATTGCAATAACAAAAATTGAAATTTATTCTGTATTGGGGCAAAAAGTTAAAGAGATTAGTAGCGATTTTAAATCCATTTCATTCAAAGACTTGAAAGATGGAATTTATATTGTTAAAATACAAGCTGAAAATCTAAGTGTATCACAAAAAATAATAATACACAATATTTAATTGCCAGAGCAATTTGATTTTATAAAACAAGAGAGCGCATTGGCATGCGGCTATTTTATATACTTTTTAAATAAGAAGACCCTGAGGATGTTTTTATTTAAAAATAAATTATAGGTTCTTTCATATTTGTATGTTCTCATGGTTTTAATATTTAATCATCTGCCATTTTTGGCAAGAGGTAGTTTAATACTTCATCAGGTTTAGTAAAGGCGTAATATCGAATTATAGCTACAAATTTATAGTTCTAATGTTTCTTATAATAGCGTATTTTAAAAATGTTATTGGATATTACCTAATAAGAGACTCTACAATAATATAGTTAAAACTTATTGACGAATGTTAAAACACCCTAAACCAATGGTTATTGTGTATTCAAAGCTTCCTTGGATATTTTATATTTCGACTTCGCTCAACATAAACTCCATAGAGAATTATAGCTATCAAATAAAATTAGAGCTTCATAAGCCGTAATTTAGCTCACGCGTTTCTATTTTCTTTGGTATTCGTGAATCTTCTAAAAAGTTGATTTCTTTTTTCATCAATGGAAAAAAGAAAAGAATATAAAACATTCAAAGAAGAACGATTGAAGAAATCTCATCAATTAAAACTACCCAACAAACAGATTACGACGTCCTAACGTCCTCGTAATGAAATTTATATTATGTTATTGTAAAAAAAAGAAACCATTAAAGCAAGAAACATAATATTAACAAAAATCACCAACCCGACATACTATAATTTCAGTAAGAATTCAAAAGGAATGAAACGGCAAGTGTCTAAAGCTTGTCCTCAACTAGATTGGGGAACCAAATAAAAAGTCTGGACACGATGGTGAAGTTTCTTATAAAATTCAATGAAATTATAGGAAGTCTATATTTTTGTTTCTTTTCATCAATGGAAAAGAACAAGAAACAAAACATTTAAAGAAGAACGATTGAAGTAATCTCATAAATTAAAACTACTCAATAAACAGATTACCAAGTACTAACGTCCTCGTAATGATATTTATATTTTGTTTTTGCAAAAAAGGAATAATCAAAGCAATCTCATCAATTAATAACGAATCATCAACCCGACAAACTAATTCATAATACCCTCTCCAATGAATTTTTCGAATTTAGAAGGACTCCCATTATCATCTCCGGTTAAAAGATAATAGAATAACCCACAATCAGAAATATCTGCAACGCCACCACTATGCGCTTCTAGACGAGAATACAACCATTTTACATCGGGGTCTTTATGATTGCGCATCCAATACCAAACCGTAAAGTCTTTTTGTGAATGCCATAAATCGGTTGGAACGGTTTTATTATTTTGATCTTTAATTTTCTTATATTTAATACGATTGCCACATAATTCTTTAACATCATTCCAAGTTCTATGATAATCGCGTCTTTTCTCACCTTCATTAAACCCACTATGAGATAAAAGATACACGTGGTTCAATGCTTCAATGTTACCCTGTTTTATAACTTCTTCTACCACTTTATATAAAAATTCTGAAAGGCCTGCGTGTATAAAATATAAAGGATCCGCAGCAGTAGATTTACCCATTTCTGAAGCTAAATTAAGTTTAGAAGCTTCAGGTTGTGTGGTGACATCAAAAAATGTACTTCCATCAAATCCCCATCTTTCAATAGCGCCATCGCAACTTATTTTAAGCTGATTTTCGGCATCAGGACCCGCAGGAGCATCAATAAAGTTATTGTAAGAACAATGTACCAATTTGTGTTGTAATTGTAATTTAGCAACAATTGCTAAGGAAGCAGCCGCAGCGCCCCAATCATCTGGGTCTCCTGTAGGCCATTTGTAGGCATTATCTGCCTCACTATTACCGTCATAACTCACCGCTATGCGATTGTTGTTATACTCCCAATGTTTAGAAATGGTTTGTTCTTTAACTTTACATTGTGTCAAAATAAATGCACTAATCATTATCGTAAGAAATACAACTCTTGAATACGTTTTTTTTAACATTTGTTGTTGTTTTAATCGTTTATTTTTTAAGAACCCTCTTCTAGCAATATTAAGAATAAAATAATGCTTCTCGTTAAAAAAACAACCCCAAACAAGTAATACATGTTTCTATATTTATCGACCTCATAGAATTTTGGCAAAACAATAGGAGAGAGGAACGTAATATTTTAGGGTTTTTGCAATACGTATAATTAAGTTTTCCAATTATAAAACACTTCTAAAAACAATATTATTAGTTAGAATCTATCCTAAAATATAGAGAAACGAACCGTAATTGTTTCCAAATTATATGTAAGTCTTTATTTTTTTGTTTCTTTTTTCATCAAGGAAAAAAAGAAAGTAATAAATGATTAATAGTAAGGATTATAATATCTATTTAACATATTATTTTAAAGAATTAATCCAGTGGATAAATTTTTAAAATAGCTAAATCCTAAATTATCTATTTAACATAATATTAAAAGTACTAACCAAAAGAAACTTCTATAATAGTTCCAAATAGAACAAGTGCATAGAATTTTATATTTACTCACTTTTTTAATTAATTCTTAAGATTTTAAAGGAGTTCGTGAATCTCGTAAAAACTCGATTTCATAAAATTTATGCTCTTGTGGAAAGTTAACGAAAATGTTATTGGAAAAAAATTACAGCACAATTTTAATTGATATTACAAATTTTGAAGAATTATAAAAATTAGCTTTTGTGAGTTGGTAAGCGTTGGTAAATTGTGTTTAAAAAAATTACTGCGTAGCATAATTATTTTTAAAAAGCAATCAAGCCTTTTTTGCAAAAGGCAATTTAACATAATGGCGAATTATAGCTACAAATTATTATAGTTCTAATGTTTATTAGGATAGCGTATTTAAAAAATGTTATTGAATAATACCAAATATGAGATTCTACATAATTGTAATTAACACTTGTTGACGAATTTTAGAATACCCCAATAACAATGTTTATTGTGTGTTCTAGACTTTCTTGGATATTTTACATAATAGAGAATTATAGCTATCAAATAAATCTAGAACTTAATTAAGCTGTAATTTCTTTTAACATAATATCTATCGATATAAACCTAAAGGTATTTATTTGTATTATAATTTATATTATGTTAAATAGAATTTTTAAGAGCGTATATAAATACGATCTTACTCTTAATCAGTTTTATTATTTAATAGCTTCGATTCCACGAGTTCTTGTACGAATACGAATAGCATCTTCTACATGGTAGACAAATATTTTTCCATCACCTACCAAACCTTCTGAAGCGTTATCAAGAATAACGTCTAAACAAGTTTCTAAGTTATCATCACTCACAACACAAATAATCATAATTCGTGTTTTCATGATCATAGATTGTTCTGTACCACGATAACGTTCTGTATATGTTTTTTGCAAACCAGCACCTTTTACAGGAATTACTGTGTTACAAGGAATGCCTGCATCTCTTAACCCTAATTGAACATCTTTTAATTTTGAGGGTCTTATAATTGCTTCTATTTTTTTCATGTC
The window above is part of the Polaribacter sp. SA4-12 genome. Proteins encoded here:
- a CDS encoding T9SS type A sorting domain-containing protein, yielding MKKFTTLLLIILVSVPVSGQTLHQKDQELELEMTTNFFNPLVRKHKKDKNFKTRDIRVQKKIESLKSSSLEKRYLDSLTYQEWDNDFNTWRFTTKQEFIYENNRIKTETVYTWNGSELKLTPILKIEYTFDDYGNLISKIQSTTGLTLDWALQQKTDYTYFLNKDGVYKLLIEENFANYTLNNQWINTYKFELIYDASEIMVVQEIGSEWDSGKDEWISMYIDDYYYTSGILSSEINSYWNNDTSEWVLNSKWDYFYDMFALAEEVFYWRDAFENEWVQESRFLYEYGIGLNAMPILTIETAFIWDPEKGNWQNYYKDEYQYDNNYNRTTASYFNWIETPGEWAQYYKDEFIFDLNYSFSDLIVPFNYGEEIDDTSVYFSNMVIGYRGYESVNQIWEDNMKMLFFYSDYTNSLSIDDEILTQSIVLYPNPVSDILFIDSEIAITKIEIYSVLGQKVKEISSDFKSISFKDLKDGIYIVKIQAENLSVSQKIIIHNI
- a CDS encoding P-II family nitrogen regulator; protein product: MKKIEAIIRPSKLKDVQLGLRDAGIPCNTVIPVKGAGLQKTYTERYRGTEQSMIMKTRIMIICVVSDDNLETCLDVILDNASEGLVGDGKIFVYHVEDAIRIRTRTRGIEAIK